CCGAGGGCAACGAGCTCTTTGCGGAAGCGGCGAAGGCGGGTGTCGAGATCGGCTTCGAAGCGTCGGTGGCGGGCGGCATCCCGATCATCAAGGTGCTGCGCGAGGGGCTCGTCGCCAATAATGTCGTCGCGGTCTACGGCATCATCAACGGGACCTGCAACTATATCCTTACGAAGATGACCGAGGAGAAGGTCGAGTTTTCAACGACCCTGCAGGAGGCCCAGCGGCTCGGCTATGCCGAGGCCGATCCGACCTTCGACATCGAGGGGATCGACTCCGCGCATAAGCTGACCATCCTCGCCTCGATCGCCTACGGCATCCCGCTTTCCTACGGGAGCGTCTATAAAGAGGGGATTACGAAGATAACCGCCCAGGATATCGAGTTCGCTTCCGAGCTCGGCTATAAGGTGAAGCTCCTCGCCATTACCAAGGCGTCGAACGGCGAGGTCGAGATGCGGGTGCACCCCACCATGGTGCCGAACGAGTACCTGATCTCGAAGGTCGACGGCGTCTTCAACGCGGTCTATGTCGAGGGCGACGCCGTCGGCTCGACGCTCTACTACGGCAGGGGCGCGGGCGATCTGCCGACCGGCAGTGCGGTGGTCGCGGATATCGTCGATATCGGAAGGAATATCCTCCGCGGCGGCGTAATGAGAGTCCCCGGCATATCCGGAGCTGGAGTCCAGGGTTCAGGGCCGAAGCGCATCAGGAAGATGGAGGATATCGAGAGCATGTACTACTTCCGCTTCTCCGCCCTGGACGAGCCCGGCGTCCTCTCGAAGATATCGGGCATCCTCGGGAACAACAATATCAGCATCGCCTCGGTGATCCAGAAAGGCAGGCGGGTCGGCAGAGCGGTCCCGCTGGTCGTCCTCTCCCACCGCGCCCGCGAGCGGGATGTCGTCAGCGCGCTCAGAGAGATCGACGCCCTGCCGGTGGTGACCGAAAAGACACTCTATATAAGGGTCGAGGGCAAAGAGGAATAGCGGCGGCTGTCAGCTGCTGGCCAACGATATGGAAGGGATGAAGATAGATAGGCGCATCGATATAAGGGGATTGGTCTGTCCGTATACCTTTGTCAAGGCCAAGCTCGCCATCGAGGAGATGAATGCAGGGGAGGTCCTCGAGATCCTCCTCGACTACGAGGAGGCGTCCCGGAGCATCCCCCAATCGATGGAGATCCACGGGCACACGGTGCTGGGAGTGAGCAAGGTAAACGATACCAGCTGGGTGGTAGTGATACGAAAAGAGAGGGACTAGGGGAATGAGCGCTTTCGATTTCAGTGACGATCAGCTGCAGCGGTACAGCCGCCATATCATCCTTCCCGAGGTGGGCGGCAAGGG
This is a stretch of genomic DNA from Nitrospirota bacterium. It encodes these proteins:
- a CDS encoding homoserine dehydrogenase encodes the protein MKKDSISVGIIGFGTVGSGTARILLENRSLLRERTGFDIVLKRIADLDVTKDRGFAVPEGVLTTDARSLLTDPDIDIVVELIGGIRPAKDLILEALRNRKHVVTANKALLATEGNELFAEAAKAGVEIGFEASVAGGIPIIKVLREGLVANNVVAVYGIINGTCNYILTKMTEEKVEFSTTLQEAQRLGYAEADPTFDIEGIDSAHKLTILASIAYGIPLSYGSVYKEGITKITAQDIEFASELGYKVKLLAITKASNGEVEMRVHPTMVPNEYLISKVDGVFNAVYVEGDAVGSTLYYGRGAGDLPTGSAVVADIVDIGRNILRGGVMRVPGISGAGVQGSGPKRIRKMEDIESMYYFRFSALDEPGVLSKISGILGNNNISIASVIQKGRRVGRAVPLVVLSHRARERDVVSALREIDALPVVTEKTLYIRVEGKEE
- a CDS encoding sulfurtransferase TusA family protein, which encodes MKIDRRIDIRGLVCPYTFVKAKLAIEEMNAGEVLEILLDYEEASRSIPQSMEIHGHTVLGVSKVNDTSWVVVIRKERD